A region of Panicum virgatum strain AP13 chromosome 8N, P.virgatum_v5, whole genome shotgun sequence DNA encodes the following proteins:
- the LOC120686141 gene encoding mannose/glucose-specific lectin-like — MAKLQVTPASAFTEYEEINFQGLFMYHTPLGSKANQVSILDNKAPIGIGATAVNNWEVYDGPGQNAKLVARAQGLHIQAGNWVNSLSLVFVDERFSGSTLEVMGIVVGTGEWAVVGGTGQFAMANGVISKKFHEQRSDGNIIELTIHAFCPRLKGTRVPAPTKKGPWGGNGGSLREMVGKSQRLESVTINHGGVVHAIGFSYIDQDGRINDTSIWGEILTGSPDKTETIKFGPSEFVKQITGIGVRGTAPIVYLTNFRIVTNQKTYGPFGAWVGNDTSFCYIVPEDETVVGFFAYASDRVYKIGLYTI, encoded by the exons ATGGCCAAGCTCCAAGTCACTCCTGCTTCTGCGTTCACTGAGTACGAAGAGataaacttccaaggcctgttCATGTACCACACGCCCTTGGGCTCAAAGGCCAACCAGGTTTCCATCCTAGACAACAAGGCGCCGATCGGTATTGGTGCCACCGCAGTTAACAACTGGGAAGTATATGACGGACCAGGGCAAAACGCAAAGCTTGTTGCCCGTGCACAAGGCTTGCATATCCAAGCCGGGAACTGGGTCAATTCCTTGAGCCTTGTGTTCGTGGATGAAAG GTTCAGTGGGTCCACACTTGAAGTGATGGGGATAGTAGTTGGAACTGGGGAGTGGGCTGTTGTTGGGGGCACCGGTCAGTTTGCTATGGCAAATGGTGTCATCTCCAAGAAGTTCCATGAACAGAGAAGCGACGGGAATATCATAGAGCTTACGATCCATGCCTTCTGCCCACGGCTCAAAGGAACAAGG GTCCCTGCACCTACAAAGAAAGGACCATGGGGTGGAAATGGGGGCTCTCTTCGTGAAATGGTAGGCAAATCCCAACGTCTGGAAAGTGTGACAATCAACCATGGTGGTGTAGTTCATGCAATTGGATTTTCCTACATTGACCAAGACGGGCGAATCAACGACACAAGTATTTGGGGTGAAATTTTGACAGGCTCGCCCGATAAGACAGAAACG ATAAAGTTTGGCCCATCAGAGTTTGTGAAGCAGATCACTGGGATTGGGGTACGTGGAACCGCCCCAATAGTGTATTTGACAAACTTTCGGATCGTCACCAACCAGAAAACGTATGGTCCTTTTGGAGCCTGGGTCGGCAACGACACTTCATTCTGCTATATCGTGCCGGAGGATGAGACTGTGGTGGGCTTCTTTGCATACGCTTCCGATCGCGTCTATAAGATTGGTCTTTACACTATCTAA